A genomic stretch from Rhabdothermincola salaria includes:
- the radA gene encoding DNA repair protein RadA, producing the protein MAKARSVFRCQDCGGTAPKWVGRCPTCEAWNTLVEERVVPAAGGADAGTLSPPAVPLPISEVDVDQWVVRPTGVGELDRVLGGGLVPGSVTLLGGEPGIGKSTLLLQAMAAVAAGGTTVLYVSAEESTQQVRMRAERLGTLTPSLYLASETALPHIIGFLDELSPELLVVDSIQTVFDPELGSAPGSVGQVRECAARLVGEAKRRGLATVLVGHVTKEGGLAGPRVLEHVVDTVLAFEGERHHALRLLRAVKHRFGPTDQLGLFEMTGDGMVGVPDPSRLFLADRRQGVSGSVVVPTIEGHRPLLVELQALVTPSSLPSPRRSAQGVDNGRLSLLIAVLAERSGLRLAEFDVYALAVGGVKVVEPGADLGLALALASALTGEAVPAGLVVCGEVGLGGELRQVSQSDRRLAEAARLGFHRAIVPRLAPDGDGSIELVRVETLAEAVAAAGLLPAGGSSPSPSVPAGRSVPSPDEPF; encoded by the coding sequence ATGGCCAAGGCTCGATCGGTGTTCCGCTGTCAGGACTGCGGAGGCACCGCGCCCAAGTGGGTGGGCCGCTGCCCCACGTGCGAGGCGTGGAACACCCTCGTCGAGGAGCGCGTCGTGCCCGCCGCCGGCGGCGCCGACGCGGGCACCCTGTCCCCGCCGGCGGTGCCCCTGCCCATCTCCGAGGTCGACGTCGACCAGTGGGTGGTGCGCCCCACCGGGGTGGGCGAGCTCGACCGGGTGCTCGGCGGTGGGCTGGTACCGGGGTCGGTCACCCTCCTCGGCGGCGAGCCCGGCATCGGCAAGTCCACCCTGCTGTTGCAGGCCATGGCGGCGGTGGCCGCCGGCGGCACCACCGTCTTGTACGTCTCGGCCGAGGAGTCCACCCAGCAGGTCCGCATGCGGGCCGAGCGGCTGGGCACCCTCACGCCGTCGTTGTACCTGGCCTCGGAGACGGCCCTGCCCCACATCATCGGCTTCCTCGACGAGCTGTCGCCGGAGCTGCTCGTCGTCGACTCCATCCAGACCGTCTTCGACCCGGAGCTCGGTTCGGCCCCCGGCTCGGTGGGCCAGGTCCGCGAGTGCGCCGCCCGGTTGGTCGGCGAGGCCAAGCGGCGGGGGCTGGCCACCGTGCTCGTCGGCCACGTCACCAAGGAGGGCGGGTTGGCCGGGCCCCGGGTGCTCGAGCACGTGGTCGACACCGTCCTGGCCTTCGAGGGCGAGCGCCACCACGCCCTGCGCCTGCTGCGGGCGGTCAAGCACCGCTTCGGGCCCACCGACCAGTTGGGCCTGTTCGAGATGACCGGCGACGGCATGGTCGGCGTGCCCGATCCCAGCCGGCTCTTCCTGGCCGACCGGCGCCAGGGCGTCTCGGGGTCGGTGGTCGTGCCCACCATCGAAGGGCACCGGCCATTGCTGGTCGAGCTGCAGGCCCTCGTCACGCCGTCGTCGCTGCCCAGCCCGCGTCGCTCCGCCCAGGGCGTCGACAACGGTCGCCTCTCGCTGCTGATCGCCGTGCTGGCCGAGCGCAGCGGGCTGCGCCTGGCCGAGTTCGACGTCTACGCCCTCGCCGTCGGGGGCGTGAAGGTCGTCGAGCCCGGAGCCGATCTCGGCCTGGCCCTGGCGTTGGCCTCGGCTCTCACCGGCGAAGCCGTCCCGGCCGGGCTGGTGGTGTGCGGCGAGGTCGGTCTCGGTGGCGAGCTGCGCCAGGTCTCCCAGAGCGACCGGCGACTGGCCGAGGCCGCCCGTCTCGGCTTCCACCGGGCGATCGTGCCCCGGTTGGCCCCCGACGGCGATGGGTCCATCGAGCTCGTGCGCGTCGAGACCCTCGCCGAGGCGGTGGCCGCGGCCGGGCTCCTGCCCGCCGGCGGGTCCTCTCCGTCCCCGTCGGTCCCCGCCGGGAGGTCCGTGCCCTCACCGGACGAGCCGTTCTGA